A region of Oceanicoccus sp. KOV_DT_Chl DNA encodes the following proteins:
- the iolD gene encoding 3D-(3,5/4)-trihydroxycyclohexane-1,2-dione acylhydrolase (decyclizing), which translates to MSTRRLTMAQALVRFLMAQKVSIDGRLEPLIPGVWAIFGHGNVAGLGEALHQVKDTLPTYRAHNEQAMAHAAIAFAKSSNRQQLMACTTSIGPGATNMVTAAALAHVNRLPVLLLPGDTFASRAPDPVLQQIENFSDPTITANDCFRPVSRYWDRIIHPEQLLTSLPQAIQVLLDPVNCGPVTLALPQDIQAQAYDFPEQFFAECVHQPRPVAVDVEALQAAVAILKNAEKPLIIAGGGVHYAAACEVLSQFAERHSIPVAETQAGKSALSWNHACNVGAIGVTGSSVANKLAASADVVLVIGSRLQDFTTGSRTIFANKQCRLIALNVAPFDANKHGSLPLVADAALGMNALSNSLGDWAAAASWMNEARKAMEVWNLVVEKNTADSGAGLATDAQVVGAVNRAADTNSVVVCAAGGLPGELHKLWRASRPNGYHVEYGFSCMGYEIAGGLGVKMALPQREVFVVVGDGSYLMMNSEIATAVMMNKKLILVILDNRGFGCINRLQQACGGAPFNNLLKDSFYEGDQVPAIDFAAHAASLGAVSEKVASISELEQALLRAKASSTCYAIVIDTDPAVTTEEGGCWWDVAVPEVSEREQVVNKHREYLIYKKNQHQ; encoded by the coding sequence ATGAGTACGCGAAGGTTGACGATGGCGCAAGCGCTGGTGCGGTTTTTAATGGCGCAGAAGGTTAGCATTGATGGCAGGTTGGAGCCTTTAATACCCGGGGTGTGGGCGATTTTTGGTCACGGCAATGTTGCGGGTCTAGGAGAGGCGCTGCATCAGGTTAAGGATACACTGCCAACGTATCGCGCTCATAACGAACAAGCTATGGCGCATGCGGCGATAGCATTTGCAAAATCGAGCAATCGTCAGCAGCTGATGGCTTGTACTACATCGATTGGGCCGGGTGCCACTAATATGGTAACCGCGGCGGCGTTGGCGCATGTTAACCGACTGCCAGTATTGTTGTTGCCTGGAGATACTTTTGCCTCACGTGCTCCTGACCCTGTGCTACAACAAATTGAAAATTTTTCTGATCCGACGATAACCGCTAATGATTGCTTTCGACCAGTGTCACGTTACTGGGATCGGATCATTCACCCTGAGCAATTACTAACGAGTTTGCCCCAGGCTATACAAGTGCTCTTGGACCCCGTTAATTGTGGTCCAGTAACTTTGGCATTGCCTCAGGATATTCAAGCGCAGGCCTATGACTTTCCGGAACAATTCTTTGCTGAATGTGTTCATCAGCCACGCCCAGTAGCCGTTGATGTTGAAGCATTACAGGCGGCGGTAGCAATATTAAAAAATGCAGAGAAACCACTCATTATTGCCGGCGGCGGTGTTCACTATGCTGCTGCATGTGAGGTGCTTTCACAGTTTGCTGAACGTCATAGTATTCCAGTAGCAGAAACGCAGGCAGGAAAAAGTGCTTTAAGTTGGAATCATGCCTGTAATGTAGGTGCTATTGGTGTTACCGGCTCCAGTGTGGCGAATAAGTTAGCGGCATCAGCTGATGTTGTGTTGGTCATTGGTTCCCGATTGCAGGATTTCACTACTGGTTCGCGCACCATATTTGCCAACAAGCAATGTCGATTAATAGCTTTAAACGTTGCTCCTTTTGATGCTAATAAACACGGATCATTGCCTTTGGTTGCTGATGCAGCATTAGGGATGAATGCTTTATCAAACAGTTTGGGCGACTGGGCTGCGGCAGCTAGTTGGATGAACGAGGCGCGTAAAGCTATGGAAGTTTGGAATCTCGTGGTTGAAAAAAATACCGCTGACTCCGGTGCTGGTTTAGCTACAGATGCGCAAGTGGTGGGCGCGGTAAATCGCGCCGCTGATACCAATAGTGTGGTGGTTTGTGCTGCGGGAGGTTTACCAGGGGAGTTGCATAAATTATGGCGCGCGTCTCGCCCTAATGGCTATCACGTTGAGTATGGTTTTTCTTGCATGGGTTACGAAATTGCTGGTGGGCTTGGCGTAAAGATGGCTCTGCCACAGAGAGAAGTATTTGTTGTTGTGGGTGACGGTAGTTATCTAATGATGAACTCTGAAATTGCCACCGCAGTGATGATGAATAAAAAACTGATTCTAGTCATTCTTGATAACCGAGGCTTTGGCTGTATTAATCGGTTACAACAGGCCTGTGGTGGCGCACCGTTTAATAATTTATTAAAAGATTCATTCTATGAAGGTGATCAAGTCCCCGCCATCGATTTTGCTGCGCATGCGGCTTCATTGGGTGCTGTGTCTGAAAAAGTGGCATCTATTAGCGAGTTAGAACAGGCTTTGCTTAGAGCTAAAGCATCATCAACATGTTATGCAATTGTTATAGATACTGATCCTGCGGTGACAACCGAAGAAGGTGGATGTTGGTGGGACGTTGCTGTGCCTGAAGTATCTGAGCGCGAGCAGGTCGTGAATAAACATCGCGAATATTTAATTTATAAAAAAAATCAGCATCAGTAA
- a CDS encoding 5-deoxy-glucuronate isomerase: protein MGLHNREHRDGFGEGLTWICGIDDQEYVTGIGVGVLKLKAGELYKTVFEQEMAWLLMTGKVEVDVNAENASLSRDSIFDEAPSCIHGACGAELTISCIQDCEFTLYQTANTKLFSSRIYLPENVSAENRGKGQIGDTCWRVVRTIFGVEDGNEASDLVLGEVITLPGRWSSYPPHHHSQPEIYHYRFTEPQGFGHAELGDDVLKVKQNDTVKILDLNDHAQCSAPGYGMYYSWVIRHLENDRYDVPEFTEEHRWVMEPGAKYWQIKS from the coding sequence ATGGGATTGCATAATCGTGAGCACCGTGATGGATTCGGTGAAGGTCTGACATGGATTTGTGGTATCGATGATCAAGAATACGTTACGGGCATAGGGGTAGGTGTTCTTAAGTTAAAAGCGGGCGAGTTATATAAAACTGTATTTGAGCAAGAGATGGCCTGGTTATTAATGACCGGGAAAGTTGAAGTCGACGTCAATGCTGAAAATGCCAGCTTGTCACGGGACAGTATTTTTGATGAAGCGCCTAGTTGTATTCATGGTGCTTGTGGTGCGGAGCTTACTATTTCTTGTATTCAGGATTGTGAATTTACACTTTATCAAACTGCCAATACTAAGTTATTTAGTTCTCGAATCTATTTGCCAGAAAATGTTTCCGCAGAAAATCGAGGCAAGGGCCAGATTGGTGATACCTGTTGGCGTGTAGTGCGAACTATTTTTGGTGTCGAGGATGGTAATGAAGCATCAGATTTGGTGTTGGGTGAAGTGATTACTTTACCGGGGCGTTGGTCTAGTTACCCTCCGCATCACCACAGCCAGCCAGAAATATATCACTACCGCTTTACTGAGCCTCAGGGTTTTGGTCATGCAGAGTTAGGTGATGATGTTTTAAAAGTTAAGCAAAACGATACGGTAAAAATTTTGGATCTAAATGATCACGCCCAATGTTCTGCACCGGGCTACGGAATGTACTACAGCTGGGTAATTCGCCATTTGGAAAATGATCGTTATGACGTACCCGAGTTCACTGAAGAGCATCGTTGGGTGATGGAGCCTGGGGCCAAATATTGGCAAATAAAATCTTGA
- a CDS encoding Gfo/Idh/MocA family protein, which translates to MKEVRVGLIGTGYMGKAHAIALRAMPAVFPVDARVICELLADPVAQRAEKYCREFCFNRWTDDWQALVADEAVDVVDICAPNFLHYDMAMAAIAQGKHVYCEKPLSLSAEQSLEMTEAAEAAGVKTLVGYNYAKNPATALAKEIIESGEIGEVIHFRGTHIEDYLADPSIPYSWRLQRKMAGLGALGDLCHIINMAQLLVGGIEQVCADMQTVIKRRPIVGSDDMGEVENEDQAHMMMRFTAGAIGTIECSRVAHGRKLGLTYEVTGTKGSLVFDQERQNELQFYSAADASNRQGFRTILVGPEHPDYAAFCCAPGHGLGFNDQKIIEVRDLIEGIVNERAIWPDFRAALAVDNVNAAAERSFLEQRWVNV; encoded by the coding sequence ATGAAAGAAGTCAGAGTTGGATTAATTGGCACAGGCTATATGGGTAAAGCGCATGCGATAGCGTTGCGGGCAATGCCAGCGGTCTTCCCTGTCGATGCCCGTGTGATTTGTGAATTGCTCGCCGATCCTGTCGCACAACGAGCAGAGAAGTATTGCCGGGAATTTTGTTTTAATCGCTGGACTGACGACTGGCAAGCATTGGTTGCAGACGAGGCTGTTGATGTGGTGGATATCTGTGCTCCCAATTTTCTGCATTATGACATGGCGATGGCAGCGATCGCCCAAGGTAAACATGTTTACTGTGAAAAACCTTTATCGTTAAGTGCAGAGCAGTCATTAGAGATGACTGAGGCGGCAGAAGCTGCCGGTGTAAAAACACTGGTGGGATATAACTACGCTAAAAACCCGGCCACTGCGTTGGCCAAAGAAATTATCGAGAGTGGAGAGATTGGAGAAGTTATCCACTTTCGCGGTACTCATATTGAAGACTATCTGGCTGATCCGAGCATTCCTTATAGCTGGAGATTGCAGCGCAAAATGGCAGGCTTGGGGGCATTAGGTGATTTGTGTCACATCATCAACATGGCGCAATTGTTAGTAGGGGGGATCGAGCAGGTTTGCGCAGATATGCAAACCGTTATTAAGCGACGCCCCATCGTTGGCAGTGATGATATGGGTGAGGTCGAAAATGAGGATCAAGCCCATATGATGATGCGGTTTACAGCCGGTGCTATTGGCACCATCGAATGTAGCCGTGTGGCACATGGTCGTAAATTGGGGCTGACTTATGAAGTGACTGGCACTAAAGGAAGTTTGGTTTTTGATCAGGAACGACAAAATGAATTGCAATTTTACAGTGCGGCGGATGCTAGTAATCGGCAGGGTTTTCGCACAATTTTAGTTGGCCCTGAGCACCCCGATTACGCCGCTTTTTGTTGTGCGCCTGGCCATGGTCTGGGGTTTAACGATCAAAAAATTATTGAAGTGCGCGATCTCATTGAAGGTATCGTAAATGAGCGAGCAATATGGCCGGATTTTAGAGCTGCTTTAGCAGTGGATAATGTTAATGCGGCTGCGGAGCGCTCTTTTCTTGAGCAGCGTTGGGTCAATGTTTAG
- a CDS encoding MurR/RpiR family transcriptional regulator translates to MDRTPPQDYETLRLEVSARYDSLSKRLRQIASFAWDHPTIMAMETTAVIAERAGVQPSALIRFAKAFGYSGFSEMQRPFQQHVSERSASYKERIRSVNGPGGTSDKKSPMGILDQYCEANATAMSNLREGVNAADLETAIDYLHNAEHIYTMGQRRSFPVVSYLNYSLNQAECRAHLLHGLGGMLFDECRSMTPKDVLIAISFSPYSEETARVVSIAKQNNTPIIVITDSALNAIASQATICFEVEDAEVYTFRSLTTSMCLAQTLATALLFRNETAEVNNN, encoded by the coding sequence ATGGACCGCACTCCACCCCAAGATTATGAAACTCTGCGCCTTGAGGTTTCAGCTCGCTATGACTCGCTGAGTAAGCGCCTACGCCAAATAGCCAGCTTTGCCTGGGATCACCCCACCATCATGGCAATGGAAACAACCGCCGTGATTGCCGAGCGCGCTGGCGTGCAACCCTCTGCCCTAATCCGCTTTGCAAAAGCCTTCGGCTATTCAGGCTTTAGCGAAATGCAGCGCCCTTTTCAGCAACATGTTTCGGAAAGGTCTGCCAGCTATAAAGAACGTATCCGCTCAGTCAACGGCCCCGGCGGAACAAGTGATAAAAAATCGCCCATGGGTATACTCGACCAGTACTGTGAAGCTAATGCAACAGCCATGAGCAACCTCCGCGAAGGAGTCAATGCCGCCGATTTGGAAACAGCAATAGACTATCTACACAACGCCGAACACATTTATACCATGGGACAGCGGCGCTCATTTCCTGTTGTAAGCTATCTGAACTACAGCCTCAATCAAGCTGAATGCCGCGCCCATTTACTGCATGGTTTGGGAGGCATGTTGTTTGATGAATGTCGGTCAATGACACCGAAGGATGTGCTCATTGCCATTAGCTTTAGTCCTTACTCCGAAGAAACGGCTCGTGTCGTTAGCATTGCAAAACAAAACAACACGCCCATTATTGTCATTACTGATAGCGCGTTAAACGCCATCGCCAGTCAGGCAACCATTTGTTTCGAAGTTGAAGATGCTGAAGTTTATACTTTTCGCTCACTCACCACATCGATGTGCTTAGCGCAAACACTGGCAACGGCTTTACTATTTCGAAATGAAACTGCCGAAGTAAATAATAATTAA
- a CDS encoding phytase: protein MNKAKQHLLGLSLAIASSALYAGSNNVTATLETRSHFDDAAGLNTDVDDPAIWIHPTDKTKSFVAATLKEGGMDVYDLNGKLLQHIAAGPAPACTSKQLKCEDNNAGRFNNADIIYNFQLGKDQIDLVVVSDRGLDKVIVYQVNQGDSTKAPLTDITAADQTFIFAANQDEVNEGFTAYGLATVKTDKTYAYVSQNSTPKVAQLELYDNGQGQVAYRNVQTLNFPHSFPLPNGKQWTPCADDDIDKPQFEGMVADVEHDILYLAQENVGVWRTSLSKPGDQSQWKLFAKVQDFGTPYSRSWVEEEQEYNCVLDHANDPGFGNAELYADAEGLTLYQASKGKGYLLVSSQGNNSVALYDRENNNQYVNSFTVIDGAVDGVDETDGMMVVNVNLGGNFKQGLLVMQDGQNDPKVFNGEGEYREGSNFKYISWGGVAKSLKLKTDTTDNSRK from the coding sequence ATGAACAAAGCTAAGCAACATTTACTCGGACTAAGCCTGGCTATCGCCAGTAGCGCACTCTATGCCGGTAGTAACAATGTGACGGCAACACTGGAAACACGCAGTCACTTTGATGACGCCGCAGGTCTTAATACTGACGTAGACGACCCAGCGATCTGGATCCACCCCACCGACAAAACCAAAAGCTTTGTTGCCGCGACATTAAAAGAAGGCGGCATGGATGTATACGATCTTAACGGTAAATTACTTCAACATATTGCCGCAGGACCTGCGCCAGCTTGTACCAGCAAACAACTAAAGTGTGAAGATAATAACGCGGGGCGATTTAACAATGCTGATATTATTTATAATTTCCAACTCGGAAAAGACCAGATAGATCTGGTTGTAGTTTCAGACCGGGGACTGGATAAAGTCATTGTATATCAGGTCAATCAAGGCGACTCAACAAAGGCGCCGCTGACTGACATCACCGCTGCTGATCAGACTTTTATTTTCGCCGCCAATCAAGATGAAGTGAATGAAGGCTTTACCGCCTACGGTTTAGCAACGGTTAAAACCGACAAAACCTACGCCTATGTCAGTCAAAACAGCACACCCAAAGTCGCCCAATTAGAGCTGTACGATAATGGCCAAGGCCAAGTCGCTTATCGCAATGTTCAAACGCTAAACTTTCCACACAGCTTCCCATTACCCAATGGCAAGCAGTGGACACCTTGCGCCGATGACGATATCGACAAGCCACAATTTGAAGGCATGGTTGCCGACGTAGAGCACGACATACTTTATTTGGCACAGGAAAATGTCGGCGTTTGGCGCACCTCTTTATCTAAACCCGGCGATCAATCCCAGTGGAAATTATTTGCCAAGGTACAGGACTTCGGCACACCTTACAGCCGCTCCTGGGTAGAAGAAGAACAGGAATATAACTGCGTTCTGGATCATGCTAACGATCCCGGCTTTGGTAATGCTGAGCTCTATGCCGATGCAGAAGGTCTAACGCTCTATCAAGCCAGCAAGGGCAAGGGCTATTTATTAGTCTCAAGCCAAGGCAACAATAGTGTCGCGCTCTATGACCGTGAAAACAATAATCAATATGTAAATTCTTTTACGGTTATTGATGGCGCAGTGGATGGCGTTGATGAAACGGACGGCATGATGGTGGTTAACGTCAATCTCGGTGGAAATTTCAAGCAGGGCTTATTAGTGATGCAAGATGGTCAAAATGATCCCAAAGTATTTAATGGCGAAGGAGAATACAGAGAAGGCAGCAACTTCAAATATATCTCCTGGGGCGGCGTGGCAAAGTCACTCAAGCTGAAAACGGATACTACCGATAACAGCCGCAAGTAA
- a CDS encoding carbohydrate binding family 9 domain-containing protein, translating into MKYLHGIFILMVLTFLFVAHAQSFTLQSTQLPITVDAKLDDIAWQQAEVLSLNYETKPGNNTRPAVVTEARLLTHYNTLYIAFKAYDSQPEKIRAFLRDRDSSPDDDTVTITIDTFNSAQIAHRFTVNALGVQTDIVRNENTDEESSSWDTSWYSAGRITDFAYIVEIAIPLNVLRFPDSDIQQWKINLERS; encoded by the coding sequence ATGAAATACTTACACGGAATTTTCATATTGATGGTATTGACGTTTTTATTCGTCGCCCATGCCCAAAGTTTTACCCTGCAAAGCACTCAACTGCCCATCACTGTAGATGCCAAGCTTGATGATATTGCCTGGCAGCAGGCGGAAGTGCTGTCATTAAATTATGAAACCAAACCCGGTAATAATACCCGGCCAGCCGTTGTAACCGAGGCTAGGTTACTCACTCATTACAACACACTGTATATCGCCTTCAAGGCCTACGACTCGCAACCAGAAAAAATTCGTGCCTTTTTAAGGGACCGCGACAGCAGCCCTGACGATGACACGGTAACGATCACCATTGATACCTTTAACAGCGCACAAATCGCTCATCGATTTACCGTTAACGCCCTGGGCGTACAAACCGACATAGTCCGCAACGAAAACACGGATGAAGAATCCAGCAGCTGGGATACAAGCTGGTACTCCGCTGGCCGTATAACCGATTTTGCTTATATCGTAGAAATTGCAATACCGCTAAACGTACTTCGCTTTCCCGACAGCGACATTCAGCAATGGAAAATTAACTTGGAACGCAGCTAA
- a CDS encoding VPLPA-CTERM sorting domain-containing protein, protein MLKKTLAISSLIFLSCLSISAFSVTVATFNSVSTSDESAYWSTYNSSSLGAAILSSDGSYVDTGYNNIIASDATRLINVTIAYDTNLTGDINGNVLSNVTGYSIIQSCSDNGSSSEGIAINGCAALYAYPGTYALYMVGNADPLVFDFLIGGSTNFQTTITGSGIIIDTNLITVSSVPVPAAAWLFGSALIGLFGLKRKNNRK, encoded by the coding sequence ATGCTGAAAAAAACGCTAGCCATTTCTAGTCTTATCTTTTTATCTTGCTTGTCAATATCAGCTTTTTCCGTAACTGTCGCTACTTTTAATTCCGTTTCAACTTCTGATGAAAGCGCATACTGGTCAACTTATAATAGTTCTTCACTAGGTGCAGCCATTCTTTCTAGCGATGGTAGTTATGTCGATACAGGTTATAATAATATTATTGCTTCCGACGCTACACGTTTAATTAATGTAACGATAGCCTATGACACGAATCTCACAGGTGACATTAACGGGAATGTGTTGTCAAACGTAACTGGCTATTCAATTATTCAAAGTTGTTCAGATAACGGCTCTTCTTCTGAAGGTATTGCTATTAATGGTTGTGCAGCACTTTACGCTTATCCGGGTACCTATGCTTTGTATATGGTGGGTAATGCCGACCCATTAGTGTTTGACTTTTTAATTGGAGGTAGCACCAACTTTCAAACCACGATCACAGGTTCTGGCATCATAATTGATACAAACTTAATAACAGTTTCTTCTGTGCCTGTGCCAGCGGCGGCTTGGTTATTTGGCTCTGCTTTGATAGGGCTATTTGGATTAAAGCGAAAAAATAACCGTAAATAG
- a CDS encoding TonB-dependent receptor, producing MNTGFDWYVDAFMKFDSFRIAPNTQRRSASYSTFDLFTGIRDEVWDLKLWVKNLTDKEAIVQNDKAAVDSLIPHLRVLNPRQFGATVTYRFE from the coding sequence ATGAATACTGGTTTTGACTGGTATGTAGATGCATTTATGAAGTTTGATTCGTTCCGCATAGCGCCTAATACCCAACGCAGGTCAGCAAGTTATTCCACATTTGACTTGTTTACCGGTATCAGGGATGAGGTATGGGATTTGAAATTGTGGGTGAAAAACCTGACCGATAAAGAAGCGATAGTGCAGAATGACAAGGCTGCGGTAGATAGTTTAATTCCACATCTTCGGGTGCTTAATCCACGGCAATTTGGTGCTACGGTGACTTACCGGTTTGAGTGA
- a CDS encoding TonB-dependent receptor, which yields MLNNKKRLLMMMSVSAASWVQAEPGLVLEEIMVTAQRAVEGVQTVPVTVNAISGRAYSDTVSNDIRDLSKLTPGLSLESSGNNQNVTLRGIGTKISAPQSPRTNIYVDGAYQMQQQNSFFSQYDLERFEVLRGPQGTLYGKASPTGTIVIHTANPTLGHADGYVRQTVGQHNLSTTEFGTSVPIIKDELGVRISGLYDENNNKDYQYQDSSPSEPIDRTRSGRANVYWEPGNGFDLRFSYTYVDKTSGVDLYVAETADDRWGVELSPYDRESLSNREKEQNISFGQSILEMNYELDDYILTYQAYYSEASNYQLNDEDYTPVDDSYQTIDINFSDLFNNEFRLSSEGNDTWDWIAGVYYAKSGALTHAFNKQTRGALDINAYVDLFSAAEDYGVFIHNSIFLTDEMTLTLGGRWTKERRSGSSNSNFYLVNGGTEIPVGGGVENANTKYIDWTGTAKLSYVLSPDEMVYATVDLGGRSGGQGIDVKGTVPEALSLYDPESSTSFEFGYKSDLLDGRMRLNTSVYYQIYQDYQVELEAPINDAIQGLTSFSGIQNAEEVIAQGAEVEVNYLLAADLVVNMAVAYNDTKYEEFTGAACDDGNSASLAVGEYATCEYTGQRLGGIPVTGQQLSRPAIHNPL from the coding sequence ATGCTTAACAATAAAAAACGGCTGCTAATGATGATGTCTGTTAGTGCGGCTTCATGGGTTCAGGCTGAACCCGGGCTGGTGCTGGAAGAAATTATGGTAACTGCCCAGCGCGCGGTTGAAGGTGTACAGACTGTACCGGTAACCGTTAATGCTATTTCAGGGAGGGCATACAGCGATACCGTCAGCAATGATATTCGGGATTTATCCAAATTAACCCCGGGCTTATCGCTGGAAAGTAGCGGTAATAACCAGAATGTAACCCTGCGTGGTATCGGTACTAAAATAAGCGCACCGCAATCGCCAAGAACCAATATATATGTTGATGGCGCTTACCAGATGCAGCAGCAAAATTCTTTTTTCTCGCAGTATGACCTGGAGCGTTTTGAGGTGCTGCGTGGACCACAAGGCACCTTGTATGGCAAGGCCTCGCCTACAGGCACAATTGTTATCCATACGGCAAACCCAACGCTGGGGCATGCGGATGGCTATGTCCGTCAGACTGTAGGTCAACACAATTTGAGCACCACTGAGTTTGGTACCAGTGTGCCGATTATTAAAGATGAACTTGGCGTGCGTATCTCCGGTTTATATGATGAAAATAATAACAAGGATTATCAGTATCAGGATTCGAGTCCGAGCGAACCTATAGATCGCACCCGTTCTGGCCGTGCCAATGTGTACTGGGAGCCAGGTAATGGCTTTGATCTGCGTTTTTCTTATACCTATGTTGATAAAACCAGTGGCGTCGATTTGTATGTGGCGGAGACTGCAGATGATCGCTGGGGTGTTGAGTTGTCGCCCTATGATCGAGAGTCGCTATCGAATCGGGAGAAAGAGCAGAATATTAGTTTTGGCCAATCTATTTTGGAAATGAACTATGAGTTGGATGATTATATATTAACGTATCAGGCGTATTATTCAGAGGCGAGTAATTACCAGCTGAATGATGAAGACTATACGCCGGTTGATGATTCCTACCAGACGATTGATATAAATTTTTCTGATCTCTTTAATAATGAGTTTCGTCTTAGCTCCGAGGGTAATGACACTTGGGATTGGATTGCTGGTGTCTATTATGCTAAATCCGGTGCCTTGACTCATGCCTTTAATAAGCAAACCCGAGGTGCTTTGGATATTAATGCCTACGTGGATTTATTTTCTGCCGCAGAAGATTATGGTGTCTTTATCCACAACAGTATTTTTCTGACGGATGAGATGACACTGACACTGGGTGGTCGCTGGACCAAAGAAAGGCGGAGTGGTTCTTCTAATAGTAATTTTTATCTGGTTAACGGTGGAACAGAAATACCTGTAGGTGGTGGCGTTGAAAATGCCAACACCAAGTATATCGATTGGACCGGTACCGCAAAACTATCGTATGTGTTGTCGCCGGATGAAATGGTCTACGCTACGGTTGATCTTGGTGGCCGCTCTGGTGGCCAGGGTATCGATGTTAAAGGGACTGTTCCCGAGGCTTTATCGCTTTACGATCCTGAGTCGTCTACCAGTTTTGAGTTTGGCTATAAGTCAGATTTACTGGATGGCCGGATGCGATTAAATACGTCAGTGTATTACCAGATTTATCAAGATTATCAGGTTGAGTTGGAGGCGCCTATTAATGATGCCATTCAGGGTTTGACTAGCTTTTCCGGCATTCAGAATGCCGAAGAGGTTATCGCTCAGGGCGCGGAAGTTGAAGTGAACTATTTGTTGGCAGCAGACTTGGTGGTGAACATGGCGGTTGCTTACAACGATACCAAATATGAAGAATTTACCGGAGCTGCCTGTGATGATGGTAATTCTGCATCACTGGCTGTAGGTGAATATGCTACCTGTGAATACACTGGCCAGCGTTTGGGGGGGATTCCGGTAACTGGTCAGCAGTTGTCTCGACCAGCTATTCACAATCCTTTATGA
- a CDS encoding FAD-dependent oxidoreductase, which yields MQMNDNLACAVNAFSGCESEQEIASGKRKVVIIGAGTAGLEAARLAAVAGHTVTVFEQQQQLGGSLRLASTVHKDNELFLNWLLSEVKLLNIDFRLGVTASVDTIIAENPDHILVASGAVVTAPPIPGIEQPHILTGRLIRQIMSGNADGDELWRVSMWLQRLLFVLLALVKKLSPQQLRWLSKLWLPLGKVIVIVGADLVAVELAEFLAERGRKVYLLDEGKKLIPEVGKKRRNEHMDRLDQLKVVVNTSVSIQRIENKTVFFSVLAKKLKISADNIIVAGKPVAEMSLADNLRAKNLPVQAIGDCSGLGLIAGATRDAAQAVANIQ from the coding sequence ATGCAAATGAATGACAATCTGGCCTGTGCGGTAAATGCTTTTTCTGGTTGTGAATCCGAGCAGGAAATTGCATCGGGTAAGCGCAAAGTGGTGATTATTGGCGCAGGTACTGCCGGTTTGGAGGCAGCCCGGTTGGCAGCAGTCGCTGGGCATACGGTCACTGTGTTTGAACAGCAGCAACAATTGGGCGGGTCATTGCGGCTTGCCTCTACTGTGCACAAAGATAATGAACTATTTCTTAACTGGTTATTGTCCGAAGTGAAATTACTGAACATTGATTTCCGTTTGGGTGTAACCGCCAGTGTTGACACCATCATCGCTGAAAATCCTGATCATATTTTAGTGGCAAGTGGTGCCGTAGTGACAGCGCCGCCTATCCCTGGCATTGAACAGCCGCATATTCTAACCGGAAGATTAATTCGTCAAATAATGTCTGGCAATGCGGATGGCGATGAGCTGTGGCGTGTTTCTATGTGGCTGCAACGGCTACTGTTTGTATTGCTTGCGTTGGTAAAAAAATTATCGCCACAACAGCTGCGTTGGTTGAGCAAGCTGTGGCTGCCTCTGGGTAAAGTGATTGTTATTGTCGGTGCTGATTTGGTGGCAGTAGAACTGGCAGAGTTTTTGGCTGAGCGCGGTCGCAAAGTTTATCTTTTGGATGAAGGCAAAAAACTGATTCCCGAAGTGGGTAAAAAGCGCCGCAATGAACATATGGATCGCCTGGATCAGCTGAAGGTTGTGGTTAATACCTCGGTTTCGATTCAGCGCATAGAGAACAAAACAGTGTTTTTTTCGGTACTGGCTAAAAAGCTTAAAATCAGTGCGGATAATATCATTGTCGCTGGCAAGCCCGTTGCTGAGATGAGCTTGGCTGATAATTTAAGAGCAAAGAACTTACCCGTGCAAGCGATTGGCGATTGTAGCGGCTTGGGTTTGATTGCAGGGGCGACCAGAGATGCCGCGCAGGCCGTAGCAAATATTCAGTAA